A stretch of the Sphingobacterium thalpophilum genome encodes the following:
- a CDS encoding head GIN domain-containing protein: MKFLGISAVFLLMGQIAFGQAKQNVGDFSSVMATDKIQVELIKSNESLVTFEGQNYENIKVVNTNGALALKMNTLNMLQGGNISVKVYYKSLKNVEAKKGAKVFATANDPVVADHLKVYASEGGLVDLHANAKTTEVKVTSGATVALYGKADKQEVISNFGGKYEGKDFKTATTTVTVNGGGKAEVYALDTIETKTRGGGVIDVYGKPEQRVEKKMVGGTVNFK, translated from the coding sequence ATGAAATTTTTAGGAATTAGTGCAGTTTTCTTATTGATGGGTCAGATTGCGTTTGGCCAAGCGAAACAAAATGTTGGTGATTTCAGTTCGGTCATGGCGACGGACAAAATACAAGTGGAACTAATCAAATCCAATGAGTCATTAGTGACATTTGAAGGACAGAATTATGAAAACATCAAGGTAGTCAATACAAACGGTGCGCTCGCATTAAAGATGAACACGTTAAACATGTTACAAGGCGGCAATATATCGGTAAAGGTGTACTATAAGAGCCTGAAGAATGTGGAGGCAAAGAAGGGGGCGAAGGTATTCGCAACAGCCAATGACCCAGTTGTCGCAGATCACCTGAAAGTTTATGCATCTGAAGGCGGCCTGGTTGACCTGCATGCCAACGCGAAAACCACCGAAGTGAAGGTAACCTCCGGCGCAACAGTTGCGCTTTATGGAAAGGCCGACAAGCAGGAGGTGATCTCCAATTTTGGCGGTAAATATGAAGGGAAAGATTTTAAGACAGCAACGACTACAGTGACCGTAAACGGAGGAGGAAAAGCGGAGGTATATGCATTGGATACAATTGAAACAAAGACACGCGGTGGCGGCGTCATCGATGTGTATGGAAAGCCCGAACAACGCGTAGAAAAGAAAATGGTCGGTGGAACAGTCAACTTCAAGTAG
- a CDS encoding sterol desaturase family protein: MAKRNYVSNSTESTRMFKNDFLESLTKVHWSVPLIFYVPVVIFFSYKALVWGDVPLLTYIGYFLFGLAFWTAFEYALHRWVFHYHPTTEWGKRIAFIFHGVHHDYPRDRMRLVMPLSASIPLAILVYLGFTLFFSNEFILACFFSGFMVGYLIYDECHYAMHHANFKSGIFKRIKQHHMLHHYSDPEKGFGVSSSLWDAILRSGFEEKEPKNETSKLKEEKA, translated from the coding sequence ATGGCAAAGCGTAATTATGTTTCAAATTCTACGGAATCTACGCGCATGTTCAAAAATGACTTTTTGGAGTCTTTGACGAAAGTGCATTGGAGTGTACCTTTGATTTTCTATGTACCTGTAGTAATTTTCTTTTCGTATAAAGCTCTCGTTTGGGGCGATGTGCCGTTGTTGACATATATCGGGTACTTTCTATTCGGTCTGGCCTTCTGGACTGCTTTCGAATACGCATTGCATCGTTGGGTATTCCATTATCATCCAACCACCGAGTGGGGCAAACGCATAGCTTTTATTTTTCATGGTGTACATCATGATTACCCAAGAGACCGTATGCGTCTGGTGATGCCACTATCTGCCAGTATTCCTTTGGCCATATTGGTCTATTTGGGCTTTACCCTGTTTTTTTCGAACGAATTTATTCTAGCTTGCTTTTTTTCGGGATTCATGGTGGGTTATCTGATCTATGATGAATGCCATTACGCCATGCACCATGCTAATTTTAAGAGCGGTATCTTCAAACGGATTAAACAGCATCATATGTTACATCATTATTCTGATCCAGAAAAAGGTTTTGGGGTGAGCTCTTCCTTATGGGATGCTATCTTACGCTCAGGCTTTGAAGAGAAAGAACCGAAAAATGAAACATCGAAATTAAAAGAGGAGAAAGCCTAA
- a CDS encoding glycerophosphodiester phosphodiesterase family protein, producing the protein MTKVLRYLLLLWVFTLASCFRHSGDTEGLPVGKRIQLTSAEDLYQFLTYDDNRYPLVSLHRGGPSSGYPENALETFAYNASLQPVIVECDVRLSKDSALVLMHDNTLDRTTTGHGAVKSLTLAELKKLRLVDNNKKITPYKIPTLDEALAWGKGKVIFTLDIKNDVPYESVINAIRKQRAESSVVIITYSAGQASKVHNLAGDLMISASVKNLDDLVRLSEKDIPDNRLLAFVGSRETDPQLTKILHDHGIMCILGTQGNLDRQATKKGFQIYAGFIDRGADILSTDRPTEAGRALNFYIKKRGITSKFVQ; encoded by the coding sequence ATGACAAAGGTGCTACGCTATTTATTGCTCTTATGGGTCTTTACGCTGGCAAGCTGCTTTCGCCATAGCGGTGACACCGAAGGGCTGCCTGTGGGCAAGCGTATTCAGCTGACCTCGGCCGAGGACCTTTATCAGTTCCTCACCTATGACGACAATAGATACCCGCTGGTCAGTCTGCATCGAGGTGGCCCGAGTTCAGGATATCCTGAAAATGCGCTTGAAACATTTGCTTATAACGCCAGCCTACAGCCGGTAATTGTCGAATGTGACGTTCGCCTAAGCAAAGATTCAGCCTTGGTGCTTATGCATGACAACACGCTGGACCGTACAACCACAGGACATGGAGCAGTTAAAAGCCTTACCTTGGCCGAACTCAAAAAGCTACGTCTCGTGGATAATAATAAAAAAATAACACCTTATAAAATACCGACGCTAGACGAAGCGCTCGCTTGGGGAAAAGGAAAAGTTATTTTTACTTTGGACATCAAAAATGACGTACCTTACGAATCTGTGATCAATGCCATCCGCAAACAGCGCGCTGAATCGAGTGTGGTCATTATCACCTACAGCGCAGGCCAAGCCAGCAAAGTACATAACCTAGCGGGAGACCTGATGATTTCTGCCTCCGTCAAAAACCTTGATGACCTTGTCCGGCTCAGCGAAAAGGACATTCCTGATAATCGCCTGTTGGCTTTCGTCGGCAGCCGAGAAACGGATCCCCAATTAACCAAAATATTGCACGATCATGGAATTATGTGCATATTGGGCACTCAGGGAAATCTCGATAGACAAGCGACGAAAAAAGGCTTTCAGATATATGCAGGTTTTATCGATCGTGGCGCTGACATACTAAGTACCGACCGCCCCACCGAAGCCGGACGGGCTCTGAATTTTTATATCAAAAAACGCGGAATAACTTCGAAGTTTGTGCAATAA
- a CDS encoding shikimate kinase, with protein MPKPIFLIGYMGSGKTTLGKKLANRLGLPFIDTDEEIVKEIGMTITEYFGQFGEDEFRKLERAQLRRFADNYAVISTGGGAPCFFDNMEWIKANGYAIYLYMTPKALFDRLSQSKLHKRPILIGKSPEELRAFIEEKLTEREPYYTQAHLTIDQLNTTVEDLVSMINQHNR; from the coding sequence ATGCCAAAACCTATTTTTTTGATTGGTTATATGGGCAGCGGAAAGACGACGCTGGGAAAAAAACTAGCCAATAGATTAGGCCTTCCTTTTATTGACACCGACGAGGAAATAGTCAAAGAGATCGGTATGACGATCACCGAATATTTCGGCCAGTTTGGGGAGGATGAATTTCGGAAGCTCGAGCGTGCACAGCTACGCAGGTTTGCCGACAATTATGCAGTCATCTCTACAGGAGGTGGTGCACCCTGCTTTTTTGACAATATGGAATGGATCAAAGCCAATGGCTATGCGATTTATTTATATATGACACCAAAGGCTTTGTTCGACCGGCTTTCCCAGTCAAAGCTGCACAAGCGCCCTATTCTCATTGGAAAATCCCCCGAAGAACTCAGGGCTTTTATAGAAGAGAAGCTGACAGAAAGAGAACCCTATTATACCCAAGCCCATTTGACCATCGATCAACTCAATACGACAGTGGAGGATTTGGTAAGCATGATCAATCAGCATAATAGATAA
- a CDS encoding BT_3928 family protein has protein sequence MMTAAKQQTKTNYLLGFCRIFTGLLFIFSGLIKANDPTGFGYKLQEYFEVFHLTVFNDYATAIAVVICGFEILLGALLLFGVYANTVAWGLLLLILFFTFLTFYSAFFEVVTSCGCFGDAIPLTPWQSFSKDLILLALILIIFFNRRHIRSIIKGSGNQFFVTLITVIVSLGIGIYTVNYLPFIDFLPYKVGNNIPSLMVLPEGKEGDVFEQLYTMKNKKTGETKQVNDKVYMADKLWEDETWEIVGEPESRLIKKGYDIPIPDLLITDADGADHTQEIINNPYYNLLIVAKDLSTANLDAIQKINQTATQLSKDYNGLRIVLLTASASKDAQYLSDKMQLIAEIYYADLIPLKSMVRANPGVLLLKGGNVMGKWHYHNFPEAKTIEENFLSKDK, from the coding sequence ATGATGACAGCAGCAAAGCAGCAAACAAAAACAAATTACCTACTGGGATTTTGTCGAATTTTCACAGGACTTCTTTTTATTTTTTCTGGATTGATAAAGGCTAACGATCCGACCGGGTTTGGTTATAAGCTTCAGGAATATTTTGAAGTGTTTCACCTGACCGTTTTCAATGATTACGCTACTGCTATTGCTGTTGTGATCTGTGGATTTGAAATTCTTTTAGGAGCTTTATTACTGTTTGGTGTTTATGCCAATACTGTAGCCTGGGGTCTGCTGCTGCTAATTTTATTTTTTACGTTTCTGACCTTCTATTCGGCATTTTTTGAAGTTGTCACTTCCTGCGGTTGTTTTGGCGATGCCATTCCTTTGACGCCTTGGCAATCGTTTTCAAAAGATCTGATCCTGCTAGCCCTTATTTTAATTATATTTTTTAATCGCAGGCATATCCGGTCTATTATTAAAGGTTCGGGCAACCAGTTTTTCGTCACGCTGATCACTGTCATCGTCTCATTGGGCATTGGTATCTATACGGTCAATTATCTCCCGTTTATTGACTTCCTACCGTATAAAGTCGGCAACAATATCCCATCATTGATGGTATTGCCCGAAGGCAAAGAAGGCGATGTGTTCGAACAGCTCTACACAATGAAGAATAAAAAGACTGGAGAAACAAAACAGGTGAATGACAAAGTGTATATGGCGGATAAACTGTGGGAAGATGAAACTTGGGAAATAGTGGGTGAGCCAGAAAGCAGATTAATCAAAAAAGGCTATGATATACCCATTCCAGATCTGTTGATTACGGATGCAGACGGTGCTGACCATACCCAGGAGATTATCAATAATCCATATTATAACCTGCTGATTGTAGCAAAGGATCTTTCTACAGCAAATCTCGACGCTATACAAAAGATCAATCAAACCGCCACTCAGCTCTCAAAAGACTATAATGGTCTTCGGATTGTCCTGTTGACTGCTTCCGCATCTAAAGACGCGCAATACCTCAGCGATAAAATGCAGCTGATAGCCGAAATTTACTATGCGGATTTGATTCCTCTGAAAAGTATGGTGAGAGCTAATCCGGGTGTACTCCTGTTGAAGGGCGGAAATGTCATGGGCAAATGGCATTACCATAATTTTCCTGAAGCAAAAACGATTGAAGAGAATTTTTTAAGTAAAGACAAGTAA
- a CDS encoding DUF1599 domain-containing protein encodes MDTMQEYNSVIKHCQDLFIKKTKDYGTAWRIMRLSSITDQIYIKAQRIRTLEIKKVSKVGEGVVDEYIGIINYCIMALIQIDLGEDGDDNLDPVFVNQKYTEKVTQTRDLMLAKNHDYGEAWRDMRVSSMTDLILMKIHRVKQIEDNDGQTIVSEGIQANYQDMLNYAVFALIKLGLAQQ; translated from the coding sequence ATGGATACTATGCAGGAATATAACAGTGTGATCAAGCACTGTCAGGATTTATTTATAAAAAAAACAAAAGATTATGGTACGGCCTGGCGAATTATGCGTCTGTCCTCCATTACAGACCAAATTTACATTAAAGCACAGCGTATACGGACCTTAGAAATCAAAAAAGTATCCAAAGTCGGCGAAGGTGTAGTGGATGAGTATATTGGGATTATCAACTATTGTATCATGGCACTGATTCAGATCGATCTTGGTGAAGATGGCGATGACAACCTCGATCCTGTTTTTGTTAATCAAAAATATACAGAAAAAGTCACCCAGACGCGTGACCTCATGTTAGCGAAAAATCATGATTATGGTGAAGCCTGGCGTGATATGCGCGTATCTTCTATGACCGATCTGATTTTGATGAAAATCCATCGGGTGAAGCAGATTGAGGATAACGACGGGCAGACGATCGTTTCCGAAGGCATCCAGGCCAATTACCAGGACATGCTCAACTACGCCGTTTTTGCATTAATTAAGTTAGGATTAGCACAGCAATAA